One part of the Sphingopyxis sp. TUF1 genome encodes these proteins:
- a CDS encoding UrcA family protein: protein MQKLMILAATAAALVVQPVSAERVPAKVSVAVAHRDIDLRTEAGARTLDRRIWRAVVEVCGDAPGYDIEGKNNVRQCRRDTRAMASAQAQVAIAGAMRDQAIQVSSIGN from the coding sequence ATGCAAAAGCTTATGATCCTCGCCGCTACCGCTGCCGCGCTTGTCGTTCAGCCCGTATCGGCCGAACGCGTCCCTGCCAAAGTCAGCGTTGCGGTGGCCCACCGCGACATCGACCTGCGCACCGAGGCGGGCGCCAGAACGCTCGATCGCCGTATCTGGCGCGCTGTCGTCGAGGTATGCGGCGATGCGCCCGGATACGACATCGAAGGCAAGAATAATGTCCGCCAGTGCCGCCGCGACACGCGCGCCATGGCGTCGGCGCAGGCCCAAGTCGCGATCGCCGGCGCCATGCGCGACCAAGCCATCCAGGTCAGCTCGATCGGCAACTGA
- a CDS encoding PQQ-dependent sugar dehydrogenase has product MRKILKYVGLALLLLLIVGGVTLYVMSRPDVARFSTAELSGRVPVMASQRTETFPTINVPEATSWPAGQAPRAAQGLTVQRFAEGLDHPRNILVLPNGDVLAAEAQSPPRKDGGVEGAVMKKLMGKAGAGRKPSANRITLLRDADGDGKAEVKTAYITGLNSPYGMALVGDTLYVANTDALLAFPYVEGATKMSGNPVKIVDLPAKGTNRHWTKSLVAAPNGWLYIGVGADSNIGESGMNREFRRASVLEVRPENKYIRTFAAGIRNPVGLAFYPGSDRLWTVVNERDMLGSDLVPDYLTDVDEGDFYGWPWYYWGGFIDPRVEPEAEDRRQYVKRPEYGLGAHTAPLGFTFTAGLDLGDRWTNGALIARHGSWNRDPAAGYDVVFVKFGANGKPLNALPITLLDQFLAKDGKTTRGRPADVKVAKDGSALIADDTGGVIWRVAKAG; this is encoded by the coding sequence ATGCGCAAGATCCTGAAATATGTCGGCCTCGCCCTTCTGCTGCTCCTCATCGTCGGCGGCGTCACGCTTTACGTCATGTCGCGGCCCGATGTGGCGCGTTTCTCGACCGCCGAACTCAGTGGCCGGGTGCCGGTGATGGCGTCGCAGCGCACCGAGACATTCCCGACGATCAACGTGCCCGAAGCGACGAGCTGGCCAGCCGGGCAGGCGCCGCGGGCCGCGCAGGGCCTGACCGTCCAGCGTTTTGCCGAAGGGCTCGACCATCCGCGCAATATTCTCGTCCTGCCGAATGGCGATGTGCTGGCCGCCGAAGCGCAGAGCCCGCCGCGCAAGGACGGCGGCGTCGAGGGCGCGGTGATGAAAAAGCTGATGGGCAAGGCGGGCGCTGGCCGCAAACCGTCGGCGAACCGCATCACCCTACTCCGCGACGCCGACGGCGACGGCAAGGCCGAGGTCAAGACCGCCTACATCACCGGCCTCAATTCGCCCTACGGCATGGCGCTGGTCGGGGACACGCTTTACGTCGCGAACACCGATGCGCTGCTCGCCTTTCCCTATGTCGAGGGTGCGACGAAGATGAGCGGCAACCCGGTCAAGATCGTCGATCTGCCCGCCAAGGGCACCAATCGACACTGGACGAAGAGCCTGGTCGCGGCCCCGAACGGCTGGCTTTACATCGGTGTCGGCGCCGATTCCAACATCGGCGAATCGGGCATGAACCGCGAGTTCCGCCGCGCCAGCGTGCTCGAGGTTCGGCCCGAGAATAAATATATCCGCACCTTTGCCGCGGGCATCCGCAACCCCGTCGGGCTGGCTTTCTATCCGGGCAGCGACCGGCTGTGGACCGTCGTCAACGAGCGTGACATGCTGGGCAGCGATCTGGTCCCCGACTATCTGACCGATGTTGACGAGGGCGATTTTTACGGCTGGCCCTGGTATTATTGGGGCGGCTTCATCGACCCGCGGGTCGAGCCCGAGGCCGAGGATCGGCGCCAATATGTCAAGCGGCCCGAATATGGGCTGGGCGCCCACACCGCGCCGCTAGGGTTCACCTTCACCGCAGGCCTCGACCTTGGCGACCGCTGGACGAACGGGGCGCTGATTGCCCGGCACGGATCGTGGAACCGTGACCCCGCCGCCGGCTATGACGTTGTGTTCGTCAAGTTCGGGGCGAACGGCAAGCCGCTTAACGCTCTGCCGATCACACTACTCGACCAGTTCCTGGCCAAGGACGGCAAGACCACCCGCGGCCGCCCGGCCGACGTCAAGGTCGCCAAGGATGGTAGCGCGCTGATCGCCGACGACACCGGCGGGGTGATCTGGCGGGTAGCGAAGGCAGGGTGA
- a CDS encoding LysR family transcriptional regulator: MYDWNDLKAFLAVAETGSTLAAAQAMRVSQTTVARRIAALEAATGVTLFERRQAGYALTPVGEAMLASAAAVRDAAARFGEAAGARSRDTGGTVSLTVMEIIAVTILPPILRDLRAEHPGIHIQLDTSDEPRDLAAGAADIAIRSSKQPAGAGLVGRRIADNPWTVYCSRDYADRNGVPRSREQLAMHPFIGGGGGVWEPYQAWLRQYGLEASVVMQYDTATGLLSGVRAGMGLTVLPAYLADREPDLIRCIPPKSDDTTGLWLLTHERLRHVPRVRLVLDFLAKELTKLGRE, encoded by the coding sequence ATGTACGATTGGAACGACCTCAAGGCTTTTCTGGCCGTCGCCGAAACGGGCAGCACGCTTGCCGCTGCGCAGGCAATGCGCGTCAGCCAGACGACCGTCGCGCGGCGCATCGCCGCACTCGAAGCGGCGACGGGTGTTACGCTCTTCGAACGGAGGCAGGCGGGCTATGCGCTCACGCCGGTGGGTGAGGCGATGCTGGCGAGCGCCGCGGCGGTGCGCGATGCCGCCGCCCGTTTTGGCGAAGCCGCGGGTGCGCGCTCGCGTGATACGGGCGGCACGGTCAGCCTGACGGTGATGGAAATCATCGCGGTGACGATCCTGCCGCCGATCCTGCGCGATTTGCGCGCCGAACATCCGGGGATCCATATCCAGCTCGACACCTCTGACGAACCGCGCGACCTGGCCGCCGGCGCCGCCGACATCGCGATCCGCAGCAGCAAGCAGCCCGCGGGCGCCGGCCTCGTCGGCCGCCGCATCGCCGACAATCCGTGGACCGTCTATTGCAGCCGCGACTATGCCGACCGCAACGGCGTGCCGCGCAGCCGCGAGCAGCTGGCGATGCACCCTTTCATCGGCGGCGGCGGCGGCGTGTGGGAACCCTATCAGGCCTGGCTGCGGCAGTACGGGCTCGAGGCATCGGTGGTCATGCAATATGATACAGCGACCGGGCTGCTTTCGGGAGTGCGCGCGGGGATGGGCCTTACCGTCCTGCCCGCCTATCTCGCCGACCGCGAACCCGACCTCATCCGCTGCATCCCGCCCAAGAGCGACGACACGACGGGGCTGTGGCTGCTCACGCACGAACGTCTGCGCCATGTCCCGCGCGTGCGGCTGGTGCTCGATTTTCTGGCAAAGGAATTAACGAAGCTCGGCCGGGAGTAG
- a CDS encoding outer membrane protein, which yields MKKFAVAAALLSAVVATPALAAPGGEGRVEVRGGLITGNGQEEATAGVAVGYDFDLGSTTFLGAEIAGDKVLVDGANVQFSAGARAGAKIGANGKLYATGGYTFGDIDDPYVGAGYQHKLGQNLYAKGEYRHQFIENFGDFDTFVVGVGFAF from the coding sequence ATGAAAAAATTCGCAGTTGCAGCCGCTCTCCTCTCGGCCGTTGTCGCCACCCCCGCCCTTGCGGCCCCCGGCGGCGAAGGCCGCGTGGAAGTTCGCGGCGGCCTGATCACCGGTAACGGTCAGGAAGAAGCCACGGCTGGCGTTGCCGTCGGTTATGACTTCGACCTCGGCAGCACGACCTTCCTCGGCGCCGAAATCGCGGGCGACAAGGTGCTCGTCGATGGCGCGAACGTCCAGTTCTCGGCCGGCGCGCGCGCCGGTGCCAAGATCGGCGCCAACGGCAAGCTCTACGCCACCGGCGGCTATACTTTCGGCGACATCGACGATCCCTATGTCGGTGCCGGTTACCAGCACAAGCTGGGCCAGAACCTGTACGCCAAGGGCGAATACCGCCACCAGTTCATCGAGAATTTCGGCGACTTCGACACCTTCGTCGTCGGCGTCGGCTTCGCTTTCTGA
- the argC gene encoding N-acetyl-gamma-glutamyl-phosphate reductase — protein MTHSIFIDGAAGTTGLEIAERLAGRSEFTLIALDEARRKDSAARREALNDADFVILCLPDDAAREAVAMIDNDRTRVIDASTAHRVAPGWTYGFPEVVGHDAVASAPRVSNPGCYSTGFIALVAPLVKAGFLPADWPYICHAVSGYSGGGKALIERFEGDRDIAWRGYALALGHKHVPEMQARCALSIAPLFSPAVIPAHRGMVVEVPLPLGAMPGAAAPDTLRAALADFYSASSIVVMGDAPVDGEMLLRASDAGDDRIELLVFANADASQARLVARLDNLGKGASGACVQNLNIMAGLPETAGLRI, from the coding sequence ATGACACACAGCATATTTATCGATGGTGCCGCGGGAACCACGGGCCTGGAAATCGCCGAGCGGCTCGCCGGTCGAAGCGAATTTACGCTGATCGCGCTCGACGAAGCGCGTCGCAAGGATAGCGCCGCGCGGCGCGAAGCGCTTAACGACGCCGATTTTGTTATCCTCTGCCTGCCCGACGATGCGGCGCGCGAAGCGGTCGCGATGATCGACAATGACCGCACCCGCGTGATCGATGCCTCGACGGCGCATCGTGTCGCTCCGGGCTGGACCTATGGCTTCCCCGAAGTTGTCGGCCACGATGCGGTGGCGTCGGCGCCGCGGGTGTCGAACCCCGGCTGCTATTCGACCGGCTTCATCGCGCTCGTCGCTCCGTTGGTAAAGGCTGGTTTCCTGCCCGCCGACTGGCCCTATATCTGTCACGCGGTCAGCGGCTATTCGGGTGGCGGCAAGGCGCTGATCGAACGGTTCGAGGGCGACCGCGACATCGCCTGGCGCGGCTATGCGCTCGCGCTCGGCCATAAGCATGTCCCCGAGATGCAGGCACGCTGCGCCCTGTCGATCGCCCCGCTCTTTTCGCCCGCGGTGATTCCGGCGCATCGCGGGATGGTGGTCGAAGTGCCGTTACCGCTTGGCGCGATGCCCGGCGCCGCTGCGCCCGACACGCTCCGTGCCGCGCTCGCCGACTTTTACAGCGCAAGCTCCATCGTCGTCATGGGCGACGCGCCCGTCGACGGCGAAATGCTGCTCCGCGCGTCCGACGCCGGCGATGACCGGATCGAATTGCTCGTCTTTGCCAATGCCGACGCCAGCCAGGCGCGGCTCGTCGCACGGCTCGACAATCTGGGCAAGGGCGCCAGCGGCGCCTGCGTCCAGAACCTCAATATCATGGCCGGATTGCCCGAAACGGCGGGCCTACGGATTTAG
- the dnaN gene encoding DNA polymerase III subunit beta, whose translation MKATIERAVLLKSLGHVQSVVERRNTIPILSNVLIEADVSGQLKLMATDLDLQVVETIAAKVETAGTTTVSAHTLFEIARKLPEGSEVSLAAAEGKMQVKAGRSNFNLPTLPRDDFPVIAEGELPTNFELPVAELIQIIDKTRFAISTEETRYYLNGIFLHVAEDATGPVLKAAATDGHRLARYTVTRPDGAAGMPDVIVPRKCVGEIRKLLDEAEGNVEISLSASKIRFQLGHAVLTSKLIDGTFPDYSRVIPTANDKLLKVDPKSLFQGVDRVSTIASEKTRAVKVGLDKDRITLSVTSPENGTAAEELAAGYDSDAMEIGFNARYLSDILGQVDGDSVELHLADANAPTLIRESEKSPALYVLMPMRV comes from the coding sequence ATGAAAGCGACGATCGAACGCGCAGTCTTGTTGAAAAGCCTCGGCCACGTCCAGTCGGTGGTCGAACGGCGCAATACGATTCCGATCCTGTCGAACGTCCTTATCGAAGCCGACGTGTCGGGGCAGCTTAAGCTGATGGCGACCGACCTCGACCTGCAGGTCGTCGAAACGATCGCGGCCAAGGTCGAAACCGCCGGTACCACCACCGTATCGGCGCACACGCTCTTCGAAATCGCCCGCAAGCTTCCCGAGGGGTCGGAAGTCAGCCTCGCTGCGGCCGAGGGCAAGATGCAGGTCAAGGCGGGCCGCTCGAACTTTAACCTGCCGACCCTGCCGCGCGACGATTTCCCGGTGATTGCCGAGGGCGAGCTGCCGACCAATTTCGAACTGCCGGTCGCCGAACTCATCCAGATCATCGACAAGACGCGCTTCGCGATTTCGACCGAGGAAACGCGCTATTATCTGAACGGCATCTTCCTGCATGTTGCCGAGGATGCGACGGGTCCGGTGCTCAAGGCCGCGGCGACTGATGGCCATCGCCTCGCACGCTATACGGTAACGCGCCCCGACGGCGCCGCCGGAATGCCCGACGTGATCGTTCCGCGCAAATGCGTCGGCGAAATCCGCAAGCTGCTCGACGAGGCCGAGGGCAATGTCGAGATCAGCCTGTCGGCGAGCAAGATCCGGTTCCAGCTCGGCCACGCCGTGCTGACCTCGAAGCTGATCGACGGCACCTTCCCCGACTATAGCCGCGTCATCCCGACGGCGAACGACAAGCTGCTGAAGGTCGATCCGAAAAGCCTGTTCCAGGGCGTCGACCGCGTCTCGACGATCGCCAGCGAAAAGACGCGCGCGGTCAAGGTCGGGCTCGACAAGGACCGCATCACGCTCAGCGTCACCAGCCCCGAAAACGGCACCGCGGCCGAAGAACTCGCCGCGGGTTACGACAGCGACGCGATGGAGATCGGCTTCAACGCCCGCTATCTCAGCGACATTTTGGGCCAGGTCGACGGCGACAGCGTCGAACTCCACCTGGCCGACGCCAATGCACCGACCTTGATCCGTGAGAGCGAAAAGAGTCCGGCACTCTATGTGCTGATGCCGATGCGGGTGTAA
- a CDS encoding C40 family peptidase — MTAESGDNMAASRVRMGRPGTVGAGRDRFGLTGTSQAFDPRIVAIRPDLADIAVAGTYFAPHYAAPMMRSGLLPAAALRASPSLGAEQTSELLFGEGFALLDLTGGWAWGYCLADHYVGYLAAEALGAPIAPTHRVQMTEAMLHSAPDAASGGPGVLPRGALVMGEAEGEWLATAHGYLPLAALTEIGATERDPAGLAEEMIGTPYVWGGRTTKGIDCSGLVQLVWAAAGIQLPRDTDLQLAALGADKDVDPAQLARGDLVFFPGHVGIMADEVTIVHASQHWKGVRAEPLADLLARTRAEGHDVPLSGAKRLRQT, encoded by the coding sequence GTGACAGCAGAGAGCGGTGACAATATGGCGGCGAGCCGCGTGCGGATGGGACGCCCTGGCACCGTCGGCGCGGGCCGCGACCGCTTTGGCCTGACGGGGACGTCGCAGGCGTTCGATCCGCGGATCGTCGCGATCCGCCCCGACCTGGCTGACATCGCGGTCGCCGGCACCTATTTCGCCCCGCATTATGCAGCGCCGATGATGCGGAGCGGCTTGCTGCCCGCCGCGGCGCTGCGCGCGTCGCCGTCGCTGGGCGCCGAACAGACGAGCGAATTGCTGTTTGGCGAAGGCTTTGCCCTGCTCGACCTGACCGGCGGCTGGGCATGGGGCTATTGCCTTGCCGACCATTATGTCGGCTATCTCGCCGCCGAGGCGCTCGGCGCGCCTATCGCGCCGACACACCGTGTGCAGATGACCGAAGCCATGCTCCACAGCGCGCCCGATGCCGCGAGCGGCGGCCCCGGTGTGCTGCCGCGCGGCGCGCTGGTGATGGGCGAGGCCGAGGGCGAATGGCTGGCGACCGCGCACGGCTATCTGCCGCTCGCCGCCCTCACCGAGATCGGCGCGACCGAGCGCGACCCGGCGGGGCTGGCCGAGGAGATGATCGGCACGCCTTATGTATGGGGCGGGCGTACCACGAAGGGGATCGACTGTTCGGGGCTGGTCCAGCTTGTCTGGGCGGCGGCGGGAATCCAGCTGCCGCGCGACACCGACCTGCAACTTGCGGCGCTCGGCGCCGACAAGGATGTCGATCCCGCCCAGTTGGCGCGGGGCGATCTCGTCTTTTTTCCCGGCCATGTCGGGATCATGGCCGACGAGGTAACGATCGTTCATGCCAGCCAACACTGGAAGGGCGTACGCGCCGAACCGCTCGCCGATCTGTTGGCTCGGACCAGGGCTGAGGGGCATGACGTTCCGCTCAGCGGCGCAAAGCGGCTGCGCCAGACATGA
- a CDS encoding leucyl aminopeptidase family protein produces the protein MTDYSDLIQPDKGQEARPIHLVNKMGYDEWLKGRSARERAHLTAVGFKPDAYVHAILPGDDPDKWSVVTTVADVESLSAWCLAKLGQILPEGRYRVEGRQPGKAMFGWMSAQYRFDTYKSKATAKGPRVLLTTDVAAIAPMVAEARAVALVRDLVNTPAADMGPAAIEKAAERIAKAHGGKLTVTKGEALEQGYPMIHAVGRAAAKHHAPRLIEIEWGKEDHPRIALVGKGISFDSGGLDIKPAAGMRLMKKDMGGAAHVLALAELVMARGLPVQLHCLVAAAENAISSDAFRPGDVLKSRKGLTVEIGNTDAEGRLVLGDALAKAVESEPELIVDFATLTGAARVALGPDLPPLFANDDALAEAMLAGGIERDDPLWRMPLWDGYADLLETDIADLGNAGSSPFAGAITAALFLKRFVPNGTAWAHIDTFAWRPSAKPGRPKGGAALGLRAAWAMLQTRYNRRGKT, from the coding sequence ATGACCGACTATTCCGACCTGATCCAGCCCGACAAGGGGCAGGAGGCCCGCCCGATCCATCTCGTCAACAAAATGGGCTATGACGAATGGCTGAAGGGGCGCAGCGCGCGCGAACGCGCGCATTTGACCGCGGTCGGTTTCAAGCCCGATGCCTATGTCCACGCCATCCTGCCCGGCGACGATCCCGACAAATGGTCGGTCGTCACGACGGTGGCTGATGTCGAAAGCCTGTCGGCGTGGTGCCTCGCCAAGCTGGGCCAGATCCTGCCCGAAGGCCGCTATCGCGTCGAGGGCCGGCAACCCGGCAAGGCGATGTTCGGGTGGATGAGCGCGCAATATCGCTTCGACACCTATAAATCGAAAGCGACTGCAAAGGGGCCGCGCGTCCTGCTCACGACGGACGTGGCCGCGATCGCCCCGATGGTCGCCGAGGCGCGTGCGGTCGCGCTCGTGCGCGACCTCGTCAACACGCCCGCCGCCGACATGGGCCCGGCAGCGATCGAAAAGGCCGCCGAACGCATCGCCAAGGCGCATGGCGGCAAGCTGACCGTCACCAAGGGCGAAGCGCTCGAACAGGGCTATCCGATGATCCATGCGGTCGGGCGTGCCGCCGCCAAGCACCACGCGCCGCGGCTGATCGAGATCGAGTGGGGCAAGGAGGATCACCCGCGCATCGCGCTCGTCGGCAAGGGGATCAGCTTCGACAGCGGCGGGCTCGACATCAAGCCCGCGGCGGGAATGCGGCTGATGAAAAAGGATATGGGCGGCGCCGCGCATGTGCTGGCGCTGGCCGAACTGGTGATGGCAAGAGGTCTGCCCGTGCAGCTGCACTGCCTCGTCGCGGCGGCGGAAAACGCAATTTCATCCGACGCCTTTCGCCCCGGCGACGTGCTGAAAAGCCGGAAAGGCCTGACCGTCGAAATCGGCAACACCGACGCCGAGGGGCGGCTGGTGCTGGGCGATGCGCTGGCAAAGGCAGTGGAGTCGGAACCCGAACTGATCGTCGATTTCGCGACGCTGACGGGTGCGGCGCGCGTAGCGCTCGGCCCCGACCTGCCGCCGCTGTTCGCGAATGACGATGCGCTGGCGGAGGCGATGTTGGCGGGCGGCATCGAACGCGACGATCCGCTGTGGCGGATGCCGCTGTGGGACGGCTATGCCGACCTCCTCGAAACCGACATCGCCGACCTGGGCAATGCGGGCAGCTCGCCCTTCGCAGGAGCGATTACCGCGGCCCTGTTCCTGAAGCGTTTCGTTCCCAACGGGACGGCATGGGCGCATATCGACACCTTCGCCTGGCGGCCTTCGGCGAAACCCGGCCGACCAAAGGGCGGCGCGGCGCTGGGGCTGCGCGCCGCGTGGGCGATGCTGCAGACGCGCTACAACCGCCGCGGCAAGACTTGA
- a CDS encoding YnfA family protein, with the protein MTAFAYIGAALAEIAGCFAFWAWLRMDKSAWWVVPGIASLALFAYLLTLVEADYAGRTYAAYGGVYIAAALLWLWAVEGAKPDRWDLIGAAVCLGGAAIILFGPRGS; encoded by the coding sequence ATGACGGCTTTTGCATATATCGGTGCGGCGCTGGCGGAGATCGCGGGCTGCTTCGCCTTCTGGGCGTGGCTTCGGATGGACAAGTCGGCGTGGTGGGTGGTGCCGGGGATCGCTTCGCTCGCGCTGTTCGCGTACCTGCTCACGCTGGTCGAGGCCGATTATGCGGGGCGCACCTATGCCGCCTATGGCGGGGTTTATATCGCCGCGGCTTTGCTATGGCTGTGGGCGGTCGAGGGCGCGAAGCCCGACCGCTGGGATTTGATCGGCGCGGCGGTGTGTTTGGGTGGCGCGGCGATCATATTGTTCGGGCCGCGGGGGAGTTGA
- a CDS encoding ABC transporter ATP-binding protein has translation MPDTARQSPDLAPDLAIAAHNVTLTLGSDKAPVEILRGVDLEVAAGTSVALLGPSGSGKSSLMAVLAGLERANGGSINVAGLDFAAMDEDDLARARRGRIGIVLQAFHLLPTMTALENVAVPLELAGIADPFGRAAAELEAVGLGHRLTHYPAQLSGGEQQRVAIARAMASSPAIIFADEPTGNLDTATGHAIIELIFARRAALGATLLIITHDPELAEHCDRVVVMHDGRIEERA, from the coding sequence TTGCCCGACACCGCACGACAATCGCCGGATCTGGCGCCAGATCTCGCGATCGCCGCTCATAATGTGACGCTGACCTTGGGGAGCGACAAGGCCCCTGTCGAAATTTTGCGCGGGGTCGATCTGGAGGTCGCGGCGGGCACCTCGGTCGCGCTGCTGGGTCCGTCGGGGTCGGGGAAAAGCTCGCTGATGGCGGTGCTTGCGGGGCTCGAACGCGCGAACGGCGGGTCGATCAACGTCGCGGGGCTCGATTTCGCAGCGATGGACGAGGATGATCTGGCGCGCGCGCGGCGCGGCCGCATCGGCATCGTGCTTCAGGCCTTTCACCTGTTGCCGACGATGACCGCGCTCGAAAATGTCGCGGTGCCGCTGGAGCTGGCGGGCATCGCCGATCCGTTCGGCCGCGCGGCCGCCGAACTCGAAGCAGTCGGGCTTGGGCACCGACTGACGCACTATCCCGCGCAATTGTCCGGCGGCGAGCAGCAGCGCGTCGCGATCGCGCGCGCGATGGCGAGCAGCCCGGCGATCATCTTTGCCGACGAACCGACGGGCAATCTCGACACCGCGACGGGTCATGCGATTATCGAGCTGATCTTCGCGCGCCGCGCGGCGCTGGGCGCGACCTTGCTGATCATCACCCACGACCCCGAACTGGCCGAGCATTGCGACCGCGTGGTGGTGATGCATGATGGCCGGATCGAGGAACGGGCGTGA
- a CDS encoding arylesterase, with protein MKTAGWPSALIYGCVIALCQPLAACGSAEAPPASTNGGKQAEETAAIPADAPLVIAFGDSLYAGYQLGPKEGLAPQLQAALAADGFIARVQNAGVSGDTSAAGRQRLTYVLDNAKVKPALVVLGLGGNDMLRGIGPDQTRANLDAMLAELQKRDIPVLLTGMMAAPNLGSDYADNFNPIFPDLAAKYDASFYPFILDNVITDKSLMLGDNLHPNAKGVKVVAEGLAPLVEQALPDAE; from the coding sequence ATGAAAACGGCCGGATGGCCTTCTGCCCTGATATATGGTTGCGTCATCGCGCTTTGCCAACCGCTTGCCGCCTGCGGCTCGGCGGAGGCGCCACCGGCGTCGACGAACGGCGGAAAGCAAGCGGAGGAAACCGCCGCGATTCCCGCCGACGCTCCGCTCGTCATCGCGTTCGGCGACAGCCTCTACGCGGGGTATCAGCTGGGACCGAAAGAGGGACTGGCGCCGCAACTGCAGGCCGCGCTCGCCGCCGACGGCTTTATCGCGCGCGTCCAGAATGCGGGCGTGTCGGGCGACACCAGCGCCGCCGGGCGCCAGCGGCTGACTTACGTGCTCGACAATGCGAAGGTAAAACCCGCGCTCGTCGTGCTGGGGCTCGGCGGCAACGACATGCTGCGCGGTATCGGGCCTGACCAGACGCGCGCCAATCTCGACGCGATGCTCGCCGAACTTCAGAAGCGCGACATCCCCGTGCTGCTCACCGGCATGATGGCGGCGCCGAACCTCGGCAGCGACTATGCGGACAATTTCAATCCGATCTTTCCCGATCTCGCCGCAAAATATGACGCGAGCTTCTACCCCTTCATCCTCGACAATGTCATCACCGACAAGTCGCTGATGCTGGGCGACAATCTCCATCCCAATGCGAAGGGGGTCAAAGTCGTGGCCGAAGGGCTGGCGCCGCTCGTCGAACAAGCGCTGCCGGACGCGGAATAA
- the rlmN gene encoding 23S rRNA (adenine(2503)-C(2))-methyltransferase RlmN — protein MQIPGHIDPVTTGTVPLRGGNRIDLVGLTRDAIGGVLVEAGLDAKAAKLRAKQIWHWIYHRGVTDFEAMTDIAKTMRPWLTDRFIIGRPTVREAQVSSDGTRKWLLAAADGQEYEMVFIPDADRGTLCVSSQVGCTLNCRFCHTGTMRLVRNLGAGEIVGQVLLARDALGEWPKGTMAGFGADPEDEDADDDAVGHYTADGRMLTNIVMMGMGEPLYNFDEVKGALKIVMDGDGLALSKRRITLSTSGVVPMMARAGEEIGVNLAVSLHAVNKEIRDEIVPLNRKYGIEELLQACADYPGANNARRITFEYVMLKDKNDSDNDARELVRLIKQYKLPAKVNLIPFNPWPGAPYECSTPDRVRAFSNLIFKAGISAPIRTPRGRDIMAACGQLKSAAIKPTRAELDRIAEEKQAALG, from the coding sequence ATGCAGATTCCCGGCCATATCGACCCCGTCACGACGGGCACCGTTCCCCTGCGCGGCGGCAATCGCATCGACCTGGTCGGGCTGACGCGCGATGCCATTGGGGGCGTGCTGGTCGAGGCGGGGCTGGACGCCAAGGCGGCGAAGCTGCGCGCCAAACAGATCTGGCACTGGATCTATCACCGCGGCGTCACCGATTTCGAGGCGATGACCGACATCGCCAAGACGATGCGCCCGTGGCTGACCGACCGTTTCATCATCGGCCGCCCGACGGTGCGCGAGGCGCAGGTGTCGAGCGACGGCACGCGCAAATGGCTGCTCGCCGCCGCCGACGGTCAGGAATATGAGATGGTGTTCATCCCCGACGCCGACCGGGGAACGCTGTGTGTATCGAGTCAGGTCGGCTGCACGCTCAATTGCCGTTTCTGCCACACCGGGACGATGCGGCTGGTGCGCAACCTGGGCGCGGGCGAGATCGTCGGGCAGGTGCTGCTGGCGCGCGACGCGCTCGGCGAATGGCCAAAGGGAACGATGGCGGGCTTTGGCGCCGACCCCGAGGACGAGGACGCCGACGACGATGCGGTCGGCCATTACACCGCCGACGGGCGAATGCTCACCAACATCGTGATGATGGGCATGGGCGAGCCGCTGTATAATTTTGACGAGGTCAAGGGCGCGCTGAAGATCGTCATGGACGGCGACGGACTCGCTTTGTCCAAGCGGCGCATCACCCTGTCGACGAGCGGCGTGGTGCCGATGATGGCGCGCGCGGGCGAAGAAATCGGGGTCAATCTGGCGGTTTCACTGCACGCGGTTAACAAGGAAATCCGCGACGAGATCGTGCCGCTGAACCGCAAATATGGCATCGAGGAACTGCTGCAGGCGTGCGCCGACTATCCGGGCGCGAACAATGCGCGGCGCATCACCTTCGAATATGTGATGCTGAAGGACAAGAATGACAGCGACAACGATGCCCGCGAACTCGTCCGCCTGATCAAGCAGTATAAGCTGCCCGCGAAGGTCAACCTGATCCCCTTCAACCCGTGGCCGGGCGCCCCGTATGAATGTTCGACGCCCGATCGCGTCCGCGCGTTCAGCAACCTGATTTTCAAGGCGGGCATCTCGGCGCCGATCCGCACGCCGCGCGGGCGCGACATCATGGCGGCGTGCGGGCAGCTGAAGAGCGCGGCAATCAAGCCGACGCGCGCCGAACTCGACCGGATTGCCGAGGAAAAGCAGGCCGCGCTGGGATAG